The following coding sequences lie in one Haladaptatus sp. DJG-WS-42 genomic window:
- a CDS encoding SDR family oxidoreductase translates to MTKTALITGCSSGIGRATAQEFLDTEWEVYATARDTADIEALAEAGAHTAELDVTKGADVGRVVERIIEEHGRIDCLVNNAGYGKLGPVEDITPAEAQQQFDVNVFGPHRLIRAVLPHMREEGEGKIINVSSVLGRISMPGTGIYSGSKFALEAMSDALRVEVEEFGIDVVLIEPGPVETNFSDRVGEELDELDRSEAYASFYKLFDDTSLLGGGSIGAVTPERVAEDIIEAAFSPNPHSRYQVGKPAEYGEYARFIPSSWIGFAYRQARRFL, encoded by the coding sequence CGGAGTGGGAAGTGTACGCGACCGCCCGCGACACCGCCGACATCGAAGCCCTCGCCGAAGCCGGTGCGCACACCGCCGAGTTGGACGTGACGAAAGGCGCAGACGTAGGGCGCGTTGTCGAACGAATCATCGAGGAACACGGTCGCATCGATTGCCTCGTGAACAACGCGGGCTACGGAAAACTCGGCCCCGTCGAGGACATCACGCCCGCGGAAGCCCAACAGCAGTTCGACGTGAACGTGTTCGGCCCACATCGCCTGATTCGCGCCGTCCTTCCGCATATGCGCGAGGAAGGCGAGGGGAAAATCATCAATGTCTCTTCTGTGCTCGGGCGCATCTCCATGCCCGGAACCGGCATCTACAGCGGTTCTAAGTTCGCCCTCGAAGCCATGTCCGACGCCCTCCGCGTCGAAGTCGAGGAGTTCGGTATCGACGTAGTGCTCATAGAACCCGGCCCGGTCGAAACGAACTTCTCAGACCGTGTGGGCGAGGAACTCGACGAACTCGACCGGTCTGAGGCCTACGCCTCGTTCTACAAACTGTTCGACGACACCTCGCTGCTCGGCGGCGGAAGCATTGGTGCGGTCACTCCAGAACGCGTCGCAGAAGACATCATCGAAGCCGCGTTCTCGCCGAATCCCCATTCTCGCTACCAAGTCGGGAAGCCAGCCGAATACGGCGAGTACGCCCGATTTATCCCCTCGAGTTGGATTGGCTTCGCCTACCGACAGGCGCGCCGCTTCCTCTAA
- a CDS encoding TRC40/GET3/ArsA family transport-energizing ATPase, with product MSELTVEPVESIDDADVPVGVDAPKYVLYGGKGGVGKTTMAAATALASARDGTATLVVSTDPAHSLSDTFETQIASHPARIRDDVPLYGAEIDPDAAMEDGMFGAGGSMDGMGGLGELLPGDDEEGNPLMGGTVPGADEAAAMRLLLQYMDDERFERVVIDTAPTGHTLRLLELPEVLDSMVGRFIKLRQRFSGMMEGLKGMFGDGQNPEDGIADLEEFAARIERLRATLRDPAQTDFRIVMVPEEMSVVESQRLLSRLTEFKIPVSTVVVNQVMENLTDVTGIETDWFVSPSLDTCEFCQRRWKVQQNALTKAQDLFMGHTVKRVPLFADEVRGEQMLRVVAACLD from the coding sequence ATGAGTGAGCTGACCGTCGAGCCGGTCGAATCAATCGACGACGCAGACGTTCCGGTCGGTGTTGACGCCCCGAAATACGTGTTGTACGGCGGCAAAGGCGGCGTCGGGAAGACGACGATGGCCGCGGCAACGGCGCTTGCGAGCGCGCGCGACGGAACCGCGACGCTTGTCGTGTCGACCGACCCGGCCCATTCGCTCTCGGACACCTTCGAGACGCAGATTGCCTCCCATCCAGCCCGGATTCGAGACGACGTGCCGCTGTACGGCGCAGAAATCGACCCCGACGCGGCGATGGAAGACGGCATGTTCGGTGCGGGCGGCAGCATGGACGGCATGGGCGGCCTCGGCGAACTCCTCCCCGGCGACGACGAGGAAGGAAATCCGCTCATGGGCGGGACGGTGCCCGGCGCAGACGAGGCGGCCGCGATGCGCCTCTTGCTCCAGTACATGGACGACGAACGTTTCGAGCGCGTCGTCATCGACACCGCACCGACGGGCCACACACTTCGCCTGCTCGAACTCCCCGAGGTGCTCGACTCGATGGTCGGGCGCTTCATCAAACTCCGCCAGCGCTTCAGCGGGATGATGGAGGGGCTCAAAGGGATGTTTGGCGACGGACAGAACCCGGAAGACGGGATTGCCGATTTAGAGGAATTCGCTGCTCGCATCGAACGCCTCCGGGCGACGCTGCGCGACCCTGCACAAACTGACTTCCGCATCGTCATGGTGCCAGAAGAGATGAGCGTCGTCGAATCCCAGCGCCTGCTCTCGCGACTTACCGAGTTCAAGATTCCCGTCAGCACCGTCGTCGTGAATCAGGTGATGGAGAATCTGACGGACGTGACGGGCATCGAAACCGACTGGTTCGTCTCGCCGAGCCTCGACACCTGTGAGTTCTGTCAGCGTCGCTGGAAGGTCCAACAGAACGCGCTCACGAAGGCCCAAGACCTCTTCATGGGGCACACGGTAAAGCGCGTGCCGCTGTTCGCAGACGAAGTGCGCGGAGAACAAATGTTGCGGGTCGTCGCCGCCTGCCTCGATTAG
- a CDS encoding pyridoxal phosphate-dependent aminotransferase translates to MDYETPLFFRVMQYAANANRDVIDMVSGNPDWGSPPALSQGLHDYADLGGDEFQYPPSEGLFELRQEIAAHRDVAIDRIVVTNGAGEANYLAMAGALERDAGDEVILTDPVYPYYPGKTKMLGGKPKYVPVDEDGTLDPVAVRAAASEQTALIVVNTPNNPTGAVYDREAMAEFVAIAEEYDAILVSDEVYDEFDYSGQFTSALSFDSDHYVVTNAYSKSFAITGFRVGYAIFPEELVAGAKTRHMLVNVTGPRPSQYAVLQALRETPASYHAETRDLLETRIETFTDALDEAGAAYTRPAGGFYVMARFDGFPGTLENVFRLIDEAGVAGMPGEAFGESRGDWLRFALVTPRATEAATRLADYF, encoded by the coding sequence ATGGACTACGAGACGCCGCTGTTCTTTCGCGTGATGCAGTACGCGGCGAACGCAAACCGAGACGTCATCGACATGGTAAGTGGGAATCCCGACTGGGGCTCGCCGCCTGCACTCAGCCAAGGCTTACACGACTACGCAGACCTCGGCGGTGATGAGTTCCAGTACCCGCCAAGCGAAGGGCTGTTTGAACTCCGCCAAGAGATTGCAGCGCACAGAGATGTGGCTATAGACCGCATCGTCGTCACGAACGGTGCGGGCGAGGCGAACTATCTCGCCATGGCGGGTGCACTTGAACGCGATGCCGGAGACGAAGTCATCCTCACCGACCCTGTCTATCCCTACTATCCGGGGAAGACGAAGATGCTCGGCGGAAAACCGAAATACGTCCCCGTGGACGAAGACGGCACGCTCGACCCGGTCGCGGTTCGAGCAGCGGCGAGCGAGCAGACGGCACTCATCGTCGTGAACACGCCGAACAATCCGACGGGGGCGGTGTACGACCGCGAGGCGATGGCAGAGTTCGTCGCAATCGCGGAGGAGTACGACGCCATTCTCGTGAGCGACGAGGTGTACGACGAGTTCGACTATTCCGGACAGTTCACGAGCGCGCTCTCGTTCGACTCAGACCACTACGTCGTCACCAACGCCTACTCGAAGTCGTTCGCCATCACGGGCTTTCGCGTGGGCTACGCCATCTTCCCCGAGGAGTTGGTTGCTGGGGCGAAAACCCGCCACATGCTCGTGAATGTCACCGGGCCACGGCCCTCGCAGTACGCCGTCTTGCAGGCGCTCAGAGAGACGCCTGCGTCGTACCACGCAGAGACCCGCGACCTGCTCGAAACCCGCATCGAAACGTTCACCGACGCGCTGGACGAGGCTGGGGCTGCCTACACGCGACCTGCCGGCGGCTTTTACGTCATGGCGCGGTTCGACGGCTTCCCGGGGACGCTCGAAAACGTGTTCCGCCTCATCGACGAGGCTGGCGTCGCGGGGATGCCCGGCGAAGCCTTCGGTGAGAGCAGAGGCGACTGGCTCCGCTTCGCGCTTGTGACCCCACGTGCGACAGAAGCGGCCACCCGACTGGCCGACTACTTCTAG
- a CDS encoding CinA family protein — translation MTDDTIEMRVGDVLRGQGATVAVAESCTGGLVGSLLTDVPGSSDYFDRSVVTYSYDAKRALLAVNRESLDEHGAVSEQVAREMAQGVRDTADTTWGVATTGIAGPDGGTPEKPVGTVFIGVSVAGEWGTGTSETTVERHQFEGTRTEIKRQIATQALTDLLSAIEKRKTL, via the coding sequence ATGACCGATGACACAATCGAGATGCGCGTTGGCGATGTGTTGCGCGGGCAGGGAGCAACCGTTGCCGTGGCCGAGTCCTGTACCGGCGGGCTCGTGGGGTCGCTACTCACCGACGTGCCCGGGTCGAGTGACTACTTCGACCGGAGCGTCGTCACTTACTCTTACGACGCGAAACGCGCACTCCTCGCGGTCAACCGCGAATCGCTCGACGAACACGGCGCAGTGAGCGAGCAGGTCGCCCGCGAAATGGCACAAGGCGTCCGCGACACCGCCGACACGACGTGGGGTGTGGCGACGACCGGTATCGCAGGGCCAGACGGCGGCACGCCCGAGAAACCAGTTGGCACGGTGTTCATCGGCGTCTCGGTTGCGGGTGAGTGGGGAACGGGAACCTCGGAGACCACCGTGGAACGCCACCAGTTCGAGGGAACACGCACAGAAATCAAACGACAAATCGCCACGCAAGCACTCACAGACCTGCTCTCTGCGATAGAAAAACGGAAAACCTTGTAG
- a CDS encoding metal-dependent hydrolase, with translation MNKRGHVLNALLLSIGLGYILHPSGDIETLRTIAEVSVPVVLGALFPDVDTAFGRHRKTLHNLLVLGVFAAWPTYFGNLHYVWIGILTHYVLDILGSKRGIALFYPFEKEYNLPVGVPVSSRYADAVMLAVTAVELIGAAIIIYREPLAQIGLQSLGLL, from the coding sequence ATGAACAAACGAGGCCATGTGCTAAACGCCCTGTTGTTGAGCATCGGACTGGGCTATATTCTCCACCCGAGCGGCGACATCGAGACGCTCCGAACGATTGCTGAAGTGAGCGTCCCCGTCGTCCTCGGCGCGCTCTTCCCCGACGTTGACACCGCCTTTGGCCGCCACCGAAAAACGCTCCACAACCTGCTCGTGCTCGGCGTGTTCGCCGCGTGGCCAACCTACTTCGGGAATCTCCACTACGTCTGGATTGGCATTCTGACTCACTACGTGCTCGACATCCTCGGGTCGAAACGCGGGATTGCGCTGTTCTACCCGTTCGAAAAGGAGTACAACTTGCCGGTTGGCGTACCCGTGAGCAGCCGCTACGCGGATGCCGTGATGCTCGCGGTGACAGCAGTCGAACTCATCGGTGCGGCCATCATCATCTACCGCGAGCCGCTCGCCCAGATTGGTTTGCAGTCACTCGGCTTGCTCTAG
- a CDS encoding PHP-associated domain-containing protein, with translation MSRDEFRVDMHVKILDEKVVARAKARGIDALVYAPHFTRLSTINARAAAFSDDDLLVIPGRELFTGDWKTRKHILALGLSDPIPDFITLDGAMTELARQNAAVLVPHPEFLTVSMEQPDIERFADRIHGIEAYNPKHWPHQNRRAEEIIHETGISGFTSSYAHMRGTIGEAWTTFDERFETVDNLVAALRDDVPRKVMHRTGIGHRLRCLAEFAHLGYENSYGKIDRLFLSGTEPTHPDHIAYGGRFDDISVY, from the coding sequence GTGAGTCGTGACGAGTTTCGTGTCGACATGCACGTCAAAATTCTCGATGAGAAGGTCGTAGCCAGAGCCAAAGCCCGTGGAATCGACGCCCTCGTCTACGCGCCCCACTTCACCCGCCTCTCGACTATCAACGCGCGGGCTGCTGCCTTTTCTGACGACGACCTGCTCGTCATCCCCGGCCGCGAACTCTTCACCGGCGACTGGAAGACACGAAAGCACATCCTCGCACTTGGCCTGTCTGACCCCATCCCTGATTTCATCACACTCGACGGTGCGATGACCGAACTCGCCCGCCAGAACGCGGCGGTTCTCGTCCCACACCCTGAATTTCTCACGGTCAGCATGGAACAACCAGACATCGAACGCTTCGCAGACCGAATCCACGGCATCGAAGCCTATAATCCAAAACACTGGCCCCACCAGAATCGACGGGCAGAAGAGATCATCCACGAAACCGGAATTTCGGGGTTCACCTCGTCGTATGCCCACATGCGCGGCACCATCGGCGAGGCCTGGACGACGTTCGACGAGCGCTTCGAAACGGTAGATAACCTCGTTGCCGCGCTCCGCGACGACGTTCCACGAAAAGTGATGCACCGAACTGGCATTGGTCACCGACTGCGCTGTCTCGCCGAATTCGCGCATCTCGGCTACGAGAACAGCTACGGGAAAATCGACCGCCTCTTTCTTTCCGGCACGGAGCCAACCCATCCAGACCACATCGCCTACGGTGGGCGGTTCGACGACATCAGCGTCTACTAG
- a CDS encoding transcription elongation factor Spt5, whose amino-acid sequence MPIYAVKTTASQERTVADMIINREEDEIHAALAPDSLTSYVMVEADNDAVIKRVLEEIPHARTIVPGESSIGEVEHFLSPKPDVEGIAEGDIVELIAGPFKGEKAQVQRIDEGKDQVTVELYEATVPIPVTVRGDQIRVLDSEER is encoded by the coding sequence ATGCCGATTTACGCCGTCAAGACGACTGCAAGCCAAGAGCGCACCGTCGCAGACATGATTATCAACCGCGAGGAGGACGAGATTCACGCCGCGCTCGCCCCCGACTCACTCACGAGCTACGTGATGGTCGAAGCCGACAACGACGCCGTCATCAAGCGCGTCTTAGAGGAAATTCCCCACGCGCGCACCATCGTCCCGGGTGAGAGTTCCATCGGTGAAGTCGAACACTTCCTCTCGCCAAAGCCAGACGTCGAAGGGATTGCAGAGGGCGACATCGTCGAACTCATCGCTGGCCCATTCAAAGGCGAGAAGGCGCAGGTCCAGCGCATCGACGAAGGCAAAGACCAGGTGACGGTCGAACTGTACGAAGCAACCGTTCCGATTCCGGTCACCGTGCGCGGCGACCAGATTCGCGTGCTCGACTCAGAAGAGCGATAA
- a CDS encoding protein translocase SEC61 complex subunit gamma — MEVPFKLSSYTRVLKLASTPSREEFSQIAKIAGAGIVLVGLLGFIIFVIMSFVPGGA, encoded by the coding sequence ATGGAAGTTCCGTTTAAGCTCTCGTCATACACGCGAGTGCTCAAGCTTGCGAGTACGCCATCGCGAGAGGAGTTCTCTCAGATTGCGAAGATTGCCGGGGCAGGCATCGTGTTAGTTGGGCTGCTCGGATTCATCATCTTCGTAATCATGAGCTTCGTCCCGGGCGGTGCGTAA
- a CDS encoding ArsR family transcriptional regulator, protein MDHPLADIEFLARSTNRVVILDALAARPCTRDELKDATGASRVTLGRILADFQTRGWIRKDGNEYCASSVGRLVATQFNQLIETMETADKLHDIIQWLPADEFDFPLTRLHEATIIRPSQSDPLAPVRWAATYLRQADEVEVLTHSVAAENLEANWQAVANGTQRFSGVLTSGVVETIRQDAVLATQMAEMVETGNATVQEYGGEIPFIVMLTDDKTLLGVDDDQGMPRALIISEDTRVRAWASDTIAEYRRAATLVTPELFSVSG, encoded by the coding sequence ATGGATCACCCGCTGGCGGACATCGAGTTCCTCGCCCGCTCCACCAACCGGGTCGTCATTCTCGATGCGCTAGCAGCACGCCCATGCACCCGCGATGAACTCAAAGACGCGACCGGTGCTTCGCGAGTGACGCTCGGCCGAATCCTCGCTGATTTTCAGACGCGTGGCTGGATTCGCAAAGACGGAAACGAGTATTGTGCGTCCTCGGTTGGCCGCTTGGTTGCAACCCAATTCAATCAGCTCATCGAGACAATGGAGACCGCAGACAAACTCCACGACATCATCCAGTGGCTCCCCGCAGACGAGTTCGACTTTCCGCTCACCCGTTTGCATGAGGCGACCATCATCCGCCCGTCTCAGAGCGACCCGCTCGCGCCGGTTCGCTGGGCGGCGACCTATCTGCGACAGGCAGACGAGGTCGAAGTGTTGACTCACTCAGTCGCGGCTGAAAATCTCGAAGCCAACTGGCAGGCCGTCGCAAACGGGACACAGCGATTTAGCGGCGTTCTCACCTCAGGCGTGGTCGAAACGATTCGTCAGGATGCGGTTCTCGCTACCCAGATGGCAGAGATGGTCGAAACGGGCAACGCGACCGTTCAAGAGTACGGCGGCGAAATCCCCTTCATCGTAATGCTCACAGACGACAAGACGCTGCTCGGCGTCGATGACGACCAAGGAATGCCGCGGGCACTCATCATCAGCGAAGACACCCGGGTTCGGGCGTGGGCGAGCGACACGATTGCCGAATATCGCCGGGCAGCGACCCTTGTCACCCCCGAACTGTTCTCGGTTAGTGGGTGA
- the ftsZ gene encoding cell division protein FtsZ: MDSIIEDAIEEAEQDRGGEAPPGAENGSNGQGMKTSGTMTDEELLSVVDDLKTEITVVGCGGAGSNTVTRMAEEGILGATLVAANTDAQHLVNNTKADTKILIGRKRTGGRGAGSVPKIGEEAAQEDIEDINESVTGSDMVFITAGLGGGTGTGSAPVVAQAAQDAGALTIAIVTIPFTAEGERRRANADAGLERLRSVADTVIVIPNDRLLDYAPNMPLQDAFKICDRVLMRSVKGMTELITRPGLVNVDFADVRTIMENGGVAMIGLGESDTESKAKDSVRSALRSPLLDVEFKGANSALVNVVGGPDMSIEEAEGVVEEIYDRIDPDARIIWGATVNDDYEGKMETMIVVTGVESPQIYGKSEAEREKAAQQVGDDIDFVE; encoded by the coding sequence ATGGACTCAATTATTGAGGATGCTATCGAGGAAGCCGAGCAAGACCGAGGCGGCGAGGCTCCTCCGGGGGCGGAAAACGGTTCTAACGGGCAGGGCATGAAAACATCCGGGACGATGACCGACGAGGAGCTGCTCTCGGTCGTAGACGACCTCAAGACCGAGATTACGGTCGTTGGCTGTGGTGGTGCAGGGAGCAACACCGTGACGCGCATGGCAGAAGAGGGTATCCTCGGTGCGACGCTCGTCGCCGCGAACACCGACGCCCAACACCTCGTCAACAACACGAAAGCAGACACGAAGATTCTCATTGGCCGAAAGCGCACCGGCGGCCGCGGGGCCGGGTCCGTCCCGAAAATCGGTGAGGAAGCCGCACAGGAAGACATCGAAGACATCAACGAATCCGTCACCGGCTCTGACATGGTGTTCATCACGGCCGGGCTCGGCGGTGGGACGGGGACTGGCTCTGCGCCCGTCGTCGCACAGGCCGCACAGGACGCCGGTGCGCTCACCATTGCAATCGTCACGATTCCGTTCACCGCAGAAGGTGAGCGCCGTCGCGCGAACGCCGATGCTGGCTTAGAACGCCTGCGCTCGGTCGCGGACACGGTCATCGTCATCCCGAACGACCGCTTGCTCGACTACGCGCCGAACATGCCGCTGCAGGACGCGTTTAAAATCTGTGACCGTGTGCTCATGCGCTCGGTCAAAGGCATGACCGAACTCATCACCCGTCCCGGGCTGGTCAACGTGGACTTTGCCGACGTTCGCACCATCATGGAGAACGGTGGCGTCGCCATGATTGGCCTCGGAGAGAGCGACACCGAGAGCAAAGCAAAGGATTCCGTCCGCTCTGCACTCCGCTCGCCGCTGCTCGACGTCGAGTTCAAGGGCGCGAACTCTGCGCTCGTCAACGTCGTTGGTGGCCCGGACATGAGCATCGAAGAAGCAGAGGGTGTCGTCGAAGAAATCTACGACCGCATCGACCCAGACGCGCGCATCATCTGGGGCGCAACGGTCAACGATGACTACGAGGGCAAGATGGAGACGATGATTGTCGTCACCGGCGTCGAATCACCACAGATCTACGGGAAGAGCGAGGCAGAACGCGAGAAGGCAGCCCAGCAGGTCGGCGACGACATCGACTTCGTCGAATAA
- a CDS encoding D-aminoacyl-tRNA deacylase: protein MIALVVSRADSASVHIGEHLRSLADWTESEDDSRPDAVGGGTVLRTDDFCLREFDDLHLELETVADAFSDPEYIVFASRHAGDTGPLLTAHFTGNFGPAEYGGVDGGLARACPNAHKAVINALEEVAPEGYDVGMECTHHGPSDVGVPSMFVELGSGEEQWEDPDGARAVAEAILALADVPADSERHLVGFGGGHYVPRPTRIVKETAWAVGHIAADWCLSDMGDPNENRDVLAHAFEQSAAEYAVVDGEKPALRDTIDALGYRVVSETWVQETSDVPLAAVKELETALCSVDAGLRFGQIATWPVAFDTVSLPVALIQEAEGVDRDAVRTVAETHLLAFTTDEAGTRVGGRAAVSPETARDAFIDALVPILREKYDEVVRETDAVVARVSTFDPEKAATLGIPEGPKFGKLASGQPVTIRGREIPPEEVRTHREQTFTL, encoded by the coding sequence GTGATTGCACTCGTCGTGAGCCGTGCTGACTCCGCCTCCGTCCATATCGGCGAGCACCTGCGTTCGCTCGCCGACTGGACTGAATCCGAAGACGACAGCAGACCGGATGCGGTTGGCGGTGGCACCGTCCTCCGTACCGACGACTTCTGTCTGCGCGAGTTTGACGACCTGCACCTCGAACTCGAAACCGTCGCAGACGCCTTCTCTGACCCTGAGTACATTGTGTTCGCCTCGCGCCACGCGGGGGATACCGGCCCCCTCCTGACCGCGCACTTCACCGGGAACTTCGGCCCGGCCGAGTACGGCGGCGTCGACGGCGGCCTCGCCCGCGCCTGTCCGAACGCGCACAAAGCCGTCATCAACGCGCTCGAAGAAGTCGCGCCCGAGGGTTATGACGTGGGGATGGAGTGTACCCACCACGGCCCCTCAGACGTGGGCGTCCCCTCTATGTTCGTGGAACTCGGGAGCGGCGAAGAACAGTGGGAAGACCCCGACGGCGCACGCGCGGTGGCGGAAGCCATCCTCGCCCTTGCAGATGTTCCCGCCGACAGCGAACGCCACCTCGTCGGCTTCGGCGGCGGCCACTACGTCCCGCGCCCCACGCGCATCGTCAAGGAGACGGCGTGGGCGGTTGGCCACATCGCCGCCGACTGGTGTCTGAGTGATATGGGCGACCCCAACGAGAATCGTGACGTGCTCGCCCACGCCTTCGAACAGAGCGCCGCGGAGTACGCCGTCGTCGATGGCGAGAAACCCGCCCTCAGAGACACCATCGACGCACTCGGCTACCGCGTCGTGAGCGAGACGTGGGTTCAGGAGACGAGCGACGTGCCACTTGCCGCCGTAAAAGAACTCGAAACAGCGCTCTGCTCGGTCGATGCGGGTCTTCGCTTCGGCCAGATAGCGACGTGGCCCGTCGCGTTCGACACCGTCTCGCTCCCGGTCGCGCTCATCCAAGAGGCGGAGGGCGTAGACCGCGATGCGGTGCGGACGGTCGCTGAGACACACCTCCTCGCGTTCACGACCGACGAAGCCGGAACCCGAGTTGGAGGACGGGCGGCGGTTTCGCCCGAAACCGCCCGAGATGCCTTCATCGACGCGCTCGTCCCGATTCTCCGCGAAAAGTACGACGAAGTCGTTCGCGAAACCGATGCTGTCGTGGCGCGCGTTTCGACGTTCGACCCAGAAAAAGCCGCGACGCTCGGCATCCCCGAGGGACCGAAATTTGGGAAGCTGGCAAGTGGACAACCTGTCACGATTCGTGGTCGTGAGATACCCCCGGAAGAAGTCAGGACGCACCGGGAGCAGACGTTCACACTCTAG
- a CDS encoding sodium:calcium antiporter: MAPHLGLVSVPFLPRTVGNGLLLLGSFALLLLGAEVFTNGVEWLGHRFGVSESATGSILAAVGTALPETMIPVIAILQGVATGDTSGADEVGVGAILGAPFMLATIAMFLIGVSILYFARRRAYGPEFHFNEVSTRRDLSFFLGGYTLAFIAALIQQRTLEIIIAVTLVGLYVFYVYRSLKSGELIEGEALDDLHLGLFIERGWGPIPGVGDAANEYSNNPSRGLVIVQTLIALGLIIGGAHLFVTEIEFFSAEVLTIPAAVVALLLAPLATELPEKFNSIIWISQDKDTLAIGNITGAMAFQGTLPVTLGILFTSWNLTLEWGTAGFLNAFSAILAIVSAALLYTRARSVNEGNMKPLPFLIGGAFYVVFIIVLVYHVVVLDLSVVGGH; this comes from the coding sequence ATGGCACCGCACCTCGGGTTGGTTTCCGTGCCGTTTTTGCCTCGCACGGTCGGAAACGGACTCTTATTGCTCGGGTCGTTCGCGTTGCTCCTCCTCGGTGCAGAGGTGTTCACGAACGGTGTCGAGTGGCTCGGACATCGATTTGGCGTCTCAGAAAGCGCGACCGGAAGCATCCTCGCGGCGGTGGGGACGGCGCTCCCAGAAACCATGATTCCCGTCATCGCCATCCTGCAAGGGGTTGCGACGGGTGACACCTCAGGCGCGGACGAAGTCGGCGTCGGCGCGATTCTCGGCGCGCCGTTCATGCTCGCGACGATTGCGATGTTCCTCATCGGCGTGAGCATCCTTTATTTTGCCCGTCGGCGGGCGTACGGCCCTGAATTTCACTTCAACGAAGTCTCGACCCGTCGTGACCTGAGTTTCTTCCTTGGTGGCTACACGCTCGCGTTCATCGCCGCCCTCATCCAACAGCGGACCCTCGAAATCATCATCGCCGTCACGCTCGTTGGCCTCTACGTGTTCTACGTCTATCGCTCGCTCAAAAGCGGCGAACTCATCGAAGGCGAGGCGCTAGACGACCTGCACCTCGGGTTGTTCATCGAACGCGGTTGGGGGCCGATTCCCGGCGTCGGCGACGCGGCGAATGAGTACAGTAACAACCCCTCTCGAGGACTGGTCATCGTCCAGACGCTCATCGCACTCGGCCTCATCATCGGCGGCGCACACCTGTTTGTCACGGAAATCGAGTTCTTCTCGGCAGAAGTGCTCACCATTCCCGCGGCCGTCGTCGCCCTCCTGCTCGCACCACTCGCCACGGAACTGCCGGAAAAGTTCAACAGCATCATTTGGATTTCCCAAGACAAAGACACGCTCGCGATTGGCAACATTACGGGCGCGATGGCGTTTCAGGGGACGCTTCCGGTCACACTTGGCATCCTGTTCACCTCGTGGAATCTCACGCTTGAGTGGGGCACTGCGGGCTTCCTGAACGCCTTTTCTGCGATTCTTGCCATCGTGTCTGCCGCGTTGCTCTACACACGCGCTCGGTCGGTGAACGAGGGGAACATGAAGCCGCTGCCGTTCCTCATCGGCGGCGCATTCTACGTCGTGTTCATCATCGTCCTCGTCTACCACGTCGTGGTTCTCGACCTGTCCGTCGTTGGCGGACACTAA
- a CDS encoding shikimate dehydrogenase — MQVFGLLGNPVTHSLSPPMHEAAYTDLGIDARYVTFEPAPEDLEAAILGAQALGISGLNVTIPFKQDVLNFVEPDDLAARIGAVNTIDFSGETPTGHNTDAIGAVRALRDHDVTLDGTAVVVGAGGAGRAIAFGLADEGMSVRIANRTEQKAHDLAAAVPNATGHGLFDLDTLLEAATVLVNATSVGMETDETPVPSTALHDGLAVLDAVYRPLETRLLRDARAVGATTVDGAWMLLYQGVEAFERWTGRDAPVSVMNIALRERL; from the coding sequence ATGCAGGTGTTCGGCCTTCTTGGCAACCCAGTCACCCACTCACTCTCGCCACCGATGCACGAGGCGGCGTACACAGACCTCGGAATCGACGCGCGCTACGTCACCTTCGAACCCGCGCCAGAAGACCTCGAAGCCGCCATTCTCGGCGCACAGGCACTCGGCATCTCGGGTCTCAACGTGACGATTCCGTTCAAACAGGACGTCCTCAACTTCGTTGAACCCGACGACCTCGCCGCGCGTATCGGCGCGGTCAACACTATCGACTTCTCGGGTGAGACGCCAACGGGCCACAATACGGACGCAATCGGTGCGGTGCGCGCCCTGCGCGACCACGACGTAACACTCGACGGAACAGCTGTTGTCGTCGGTGCAGGAGGGGCCGGGCGTGCAATCGCCTTCGGCCTCGCAGACGAGGGGATGAGCGTGCGAATCGCCAACCGCACCGAGCAGAAAGCCCACGACCTCGCCGCCGCCGTCCCGAACGCGACCGGTCATGGCCTCTTCGACCTCGACACGCTGCTCGAAGCTGCCACCGTCCTCGTGAACGCGACGAGTGTCGGCATGGAAACCGACGAGACGCCGGTTCCGAGCACCGCACTCCACGACGGGCTGGCCGTGCTCGATGCAGTATATCGCCCGCTCGAGACCCGCCTCCTGCGCGACGCTCGCGCCGTTGGTGCGACGACGGTCGATGGCGCGTGGATGTTGCTCTACCAGGGCGTCGAAGCCTTCGAGCGGTGGACAGGCCGCGACGCGCCCGTTTCGGTCATGAATATCGCGTTACGTGAACGTCTTTAA